In Juglans microcarpa x Juglans regia isolate MS1-56 chromosome 7D, Jm3101_v1.0, whole genome shotgun sequence, the following are encoded in one genomic region:
- the LOC121238592 gene encoding glucosamine inositolphosphorylceramide transferase 1-like codes for MGGLSPTMMATTAAGCGGGANGGGASGNCCDMSVRCWCRWHCKDHQHGAHHRLLSSGFLFFLGCFVLLGSIGMLYAWLAFTPTFRTTLAGSGPSSSLLGCREDNEGSWSVGIFYGDSPFSLKPIEAMNVWKDGSAAWPVANPVLTCASVSGAGFPSNFVADPFLYIKGDTLYLFYETKNSITLQGDIGAAKSTDKGASWQEVGIALDEDWHLSYPYVFNYLGQIYMMPESSEKGELRLYRALNFPLQWTLEKVIMKKPLVDSFIIDYNGKHWLFGSDHSGFGASKNGQLEIWYSNSPFGPWKPHKKNPIYNADKSLGARNGGRPFFYNGSLYRIGQDCGETYGRRVRIFNVEVLTVDEFKEVEVPFGLTEPNKGRNSWNGRRYHQLDVQQLSSGEWVGVMDGDRVPSGDPFWRFILGCASVAVVAVLVILLGVLLGAVKCIIPLNWCVRNSGKRSYAFLAWERSNLLSSKLRRFCSRLNRAPSFLRGRIRPNTCVGRLVIAIIVVIGIALMCTGVKYIYGGNGAEEAYLWKGHYSQFTLLTMTYDARIWNLKMYVKHYSRCSSVREIVVVWNKGVPPKLSDLDSAVPVRIRIEKENSLNNRFKMDPLIKTRAVLELDDDIMMTCDDIERGFKVWRQHPDRIVGFYPRLIDGSPLKYRGEKYARRRKGYNMILTGAAFIDSQVAFERYWGEEAKQGRELVDKYFNCEDVLLNFLYANASSSRTVEYVRPAWAIDTSKLSGAAISRNTKVHYQYRSNCLLKFSEMYGSLAGRKLEFNMRKDGWDN; via the exons ATGGGTGGTTTGAGTCCGACGATGATGGCGACGACGGCGGCCGGTTGTGGCGGCGGCGCTAATGGCGGGGGTGCAAGTGGTAACTGCTGCGACATGAGCGTGAGGTGCTGGTGCAGATGGCACTGTAAGGACCACCAGCACGGTGCTCACCACCGCCTCCTGTCCTCTGGGTTCCTTTTCTTCTTGGGTTGCTTCGTGCTGTTGGGATCGATTGGCATGCTCTACGCCTGGCTGGCCTTTACGCCCACCTTTCGTACCACCCTGGCTGGTTCTGGACCCTCCTCTTCGTTGCTTGGGTGCCGGGAGGACAATGAGGGGTCCTGGTCGGTTGGTATTTTCTACGGGgattctcccttctctctcaaaCCTATCGAGGCG ATGAATGTGTGGAAAGATGGGAGTGCGGCCTGGCCGGTGGCTAACCCTGTGCTAACGTGTGCTTCGGTTTCCGGTGCTGGCTTCCCTAGCAACTTTGTTGCTGACCCTTTTCTTTATATTAAG GGCGATACACTTTACCTCTTCTATGAAACCAAGAATTCCATCACTTTGCAAGGAGACATTGGAGCCGCTAAAAGTACTGATAAGGGAGCAAGTTGGCAAGAAGTGGGCATTGCCTTGGATGAGGACTGGCATCTCTCTTATCCATATGTCTTCAACTACCTAGGCCAA ATTTATATGATGCCTGAGAGTAGCGAGAAAGGAGAACTTCGTCTTTACCGTGCACTCAACTTTCCGTTGCAATGGACACTGGAAAAGGTCATCATGAAGAAGCCCCTTGTCGATTCCTTCATTATTGACTATAATGGAAAGCATTGGCTTTTTGGTTCGGATCACAGTGGTTTTGGTGCCAGCAAGAATGGACAGCTGGAGATCTGGTATAGCAACTCACCATTTGGTCCTTGGAAACCACACAAGAAGAATCCTATATATAATGCTGACAAGAGCTTGGGGGCTCGGAATGGAGGGAGGCCATTTTTCTACAATGGAAGCCTTTATCGCATTGGCCAAGACTGTGGCGAAACATATGGGAGACGAGTGCGCATCTTCAATGTAGAAGTTCTTACAGTTGATGAATTTAAAGAAGTTGAAGTCCCCTTCGGCTTAACAGAGCCTAATAAAGGTCGTAACTCTTGGAATGGTCGTCGCTATCATCAACTTGATGTGCAGCAGTTAAGTTCTGGTGAGTGGGTTGGGGTTATGGATGGGGACCGTGTACCTTCAGGAGATCCATTCTGGCGGTTTATTCTTGGTTGTGCTTCAGTTGCAGTTGTTGCTGTACTTGTCATACTGCTTGGCGTGCTACTTGGAGCTGTGAAGTGTATTATTCCCCTGAACTGGTGCGTTCGCAACTCGGGAAAGAGAAGCTATGCTTTCTTGGCATGGGAAAGGTCAAATCTGCTTTCTTCCAAACTGAGACGGTTTTGCAGCCGCTTGAACAGAGCACCTTCATTTCTACGAGGACGGATAAGACCTAATACATGTGTTGGAAGACTAGTTATTGCTATAATTGTTGTTATAGGCATTGCATTAATGTGTACTGGAGTTAAGTATATCTATGGTGGCAACGGTGCTGAGGAAGCTTACCTGTGGAAGGGCCACTACTCACAGTTCACGTTATTAACAATGACATATGATGCTAGGATctggaatttgaaaatgtatGTGAAGCATTACTCAAGGTGCTCTTCGGTGCGAGAAATTGTTGTGGTGTGGAATAAGGGAGTACCTCCCAAACTGAGTGATCTGGACTCAGCGGTGCCAGTCAGGATCAGAATAGAGAAGGAGAACTCCCTGAATAATCGGTTCAAAATGGATCCTTTGATAAAGACTCGTGCTGTTCTGGAGCTTGATGACGACATTATGATGACGTGTGATGATATCGAGCGGGGTTTTAAGGTTTGGCGTCAGCACCCGGATCGTATTGTGGGGTTCTACCCACGGCTTATCGATGGAAGCCCATTGAAGTACAGGGGTGAGAAATATGCCCGAAGACGTAAAGGGTATAACATGATTCTTACAGGGGCAGCTTTCATAGACAGTCAAGTAGCTTTTGAGAGGTATTGGGGGGAGGAAGCCAAGCAAGGGAGGGAATTGGTCGATAAGTACTTCAACTGCGAGGATGTGCTACTAAATTTCTTGTATGCAAATGCAAGCTCTTCTAGGACTGTAGAATATGTAAGACCAGCATGGGCAATAGACACATCGAAGTTATCTGGTGCAGCGATTAGCCGAAACACGAAAGTGCATTACCAGTACAGAAGCAACTGCCTCCTGAAATTTTCAGAGATGTATGGAAGTTTGGCTGGCCGCAAGCTGGAATTCAACATGCGGAAGGACGGCTGGGATAATTAG
- the LOC121238593 gene encoding 3-phosphoinositide-dependent protein kinase 1-like isoform X1, with amino-acid sequence MLAMEKDFDSKLKIQGNSSNGGNVQRSKSFAFRAPQESFTIQDFELGKIYGVGSYSKVVRAKKKDTGTVYALKIMDKKFITKENKTSYVKLERIVLDQLDHPGIVRLFFTFQDTFSLYMALESCEGGELFDQITRKGRLSEDETRFYAAEVVDALEYIHSLGLIHRDIKPENLLLTAEGHVKIADFGSVKLMQESRITVPPNAASDDKACTFVGTAAYVPPEVLNSSPATIGNDLWALGCTLYQMLSGTSPFNDASEWLIFQRIIARDIRCPDYFSEEARDIIDRLLDLDSSRRPGAGPDGYAVLKTHPFFKGIDWKNLRGKTPPKLAPEPGVQSSEGDDAQDSSWNPSHIGDGSAGKADGNCGAASSSEGHVHITRLASIDSFDSKWQQFLDPGESVLMISLVKKLQKLTSKKVQLILTNKPKLIYVDPSKLIVKGNIIWSDNPNDLSVQVTSPSHFKICTPKKVMSLEDAKQRAWQWKKAIEGLQNQ; translated from the exons atgTTGGCAATGGAGAAGGATTTTGATTCCAAGTTGAAAATTCAGGGGAATTCTTCCAATGGCGGGAATGTGCAGAGATCCAAGAGCTTTGCTTTTAGGGCACCCCAGGAGAGTTTTACAATTCAGGATTTTGAGCTAGGCAAGATCTACGGCGTCGGCTCCTATTCCaag GTTGTTAGGGCAAAGAAGAAGGATACAGGAACTGTATATGCACTGAAGATCATGGACAAAAAATTCattaccaaagaaaataaaacatcttatgTGAAGTTGGAACGCATTGTGCTTGATCAATTGGATCATCCTGGCATAGTGAGGCTATTTTTTACATTTCAAGATACTTTTTCACTAT ATATGGCACTCGAATCCTGTGAAGGTGGAGAGCTTTTTGATCAAATAACCAGG AAAGGTCGCTTGTCAGAGGATGAAACTCGCTTCTATGCAGCTGAAGTTGTCGATGCACTTGAGTACATTCATAGTCTGGGCTTGATACATCGTGATATCAAG CCCGAGAACTTGCTGCTTACTGCAGAAGGACATGTTAAAATTGCTGATTTTGGGAGTGTAAAGCTTATGCAGGAGAGCCGAATTACAGTTCCTCCAAATGCTGCATCAG ATGATAAGGCCTGTACTTTTGTGGGGACAGCTGCATATGTTCCTCCGGAAGTTCTCAATTCTTCTCCTGCAACAATTGG AAATGACCTCTGGGCCCTTGGCTGCACCTTGTACCAAATGCTTTCAGGAACTTCTCCTTTCAATGATGCAAGCGAATGGCTAATTTTCCAAAGAATTATAGCCAGAGATATTAGATGTCCAGATTACTTTTCAGAAGAGGCAAGAGACATCATTGACCGGTTATTG GATTTAGATTCCAGTAGGAGACCAGGTGCTGGACCAGATGGTTATGCAGTACTCAAGACTCACCCATTTTTCAAGGGAATTGACTGGAAGAATTTAAGAGGGAAAACCCCTCCAAAACTTGCACCAGAGCCAGGG GTTCAATCAAGTGAGGGTGATGATGCTCAAGATTCATCATGGAACCCTTCGCACATTGGGGACGGTTCAGCAGGAAAAGCTGATGGTAATTGTGGTGCTGCATCATCATCCGAAGGGCATGTCCATATAACTAGGCTTGCTTCGATTGACTCATTTGATTCAAAATG GCAACAGTTCCTGGATCCTGGGGAATCTGTTCTTATGATCTCATTGGTGAAGAAATTACAGAAATTAACCAGCAAGAAGGTGCAGCTTATCCTCACCaacaagccaaaattgatttatgTGGACCCTTCAAAACTGATCGTGAAGGGAAACATAATTTGGTCAGACAACCCCAATGACCTCAGCGTCCAAGTCACAAGTCCATCACATTTCAAGATTTGCACA CCAAAAAAGGTGATGTCATTGGAGGATGCGAAACAAAGAGCGTGGCAATGGAAAAAGGCGATTGAGGGACTTCAAAATCAGTAA
- the LOC121238593 gene encoding 3-phosphoinositide-dependent protein kinase 1-like isoform X2 encodes MLAMEKDFDSKLKIQGNSSNGGNVQRSKSFAFRAPQESFTIQDFELGKIYGVGSYSKVVRAKKKDTGTVYALKIMDKKFITKENKTSYVKLERIVLDQLDHPGIVRLFFTFQDTFSLYMALESCEGGELFDQITRKGRLSEDETRFYAAEVVDALEYIHSLGLIHRDIKPENLLLTAEGHVKIADFGSVKLMQESRITVPPNAASDDKACTFVGTAAYVPPEVLNSSPATIGNDLWALGCTLYQMLSGTSPFNDASEWLIFQRIIARDIRCPDYFSEEARDIIDRLLDLDSSRRPGAGPDGYAVLKTHPFFKGIDWKNLRGKTPPKLAPEPGATVPGSWGICSYDLIGEEITEINQQEGAAYPHQQAKIDLCGPFKTDREGKHNLVRQPQ; translated from the exons atgTTGGCAATGGAGAAGGATTTTGATTCCAAGTTGAAAATTCAGGGGAATTCTTCCAATGGCGGGAATGTGCAGAGATCCAAGAGCTTTGCTTTTAGGGCACCCCAGGAGAGTTTTACAATTCAGGATTTTGAGCTAGGCAAGATCTACGGCGTCGGCTCCTATTCCaag GTTGTTAGGGCAAAGAAGAAGGATACAGGAACTGTATATGCACTGAAGATCATGGACAAAAAATTCattaccaaagaaaataaaacatcttatgTGAAGTTGGAACGCATTGTGCTTGATCAATTGGATCATCCTGGCATAGTGAGGCTATTTTTTACATTTCAAGATACTTTTTCACTAT ATATGGCACTCGAATCCTGTGAAGGTGGAGAGCTTTTTGATCAAATAACCAGG AAAGGTCGCTTGTCAGAGGATGAAACTCGCTTCTATGCAGCTGAAGTTGTCGATGCACTTGAGTACATTCATAGTCTGGGCTTGATACATCGTGATATCAAG CCCGAGAACTTGCTGCTTACTGCAGAAGGACATGTTAAAATTGCTGATTTTGGGAGTGTAAAGCTTATGCAGGAGAGCCGAATTACAGTTCCTCCAAATGCTGCATCAG ATGATAAGGCCTGTACTTTTGTGGGGACAGCTGCATATGTTCCTCCGGAAGTTCTCAATTCTTCTCCTGCAACAATTGG AAATGACCTCTGGGCCCTTGGCTGCACCTTGTACCAAATGCTTTCAGGAACTTCTCCTTTCAATGATGCAAGCGAATGGCTAATTTTCCAAAGAATTATAGCCAGAGATATTAGATGTCCAGATTACTTTTCAGAAGAGGCAAGAGACATCATTGACCGGTTATTG GATTTAGATTCCAGTAGGAGACCAGGTGCTGGACCAGATGGTTATGCAGTACTCAAGACTCACCCATTTTTCAAGGGAATTGACTGGAAGAATTTAAGAGGGAAAACCCCTCCAAAACTTGCACCAGAGCCAGGG GCAACAGTTCCTGGATCCTGGGGAATCTGTTCTTATGATCTCATTGGTGAAGAAATTACAGAAATTAACCAGCAAGAAGGTGCAGCTTATCCTCACCaacaagccaaaattgatttatgTGGACCCTTCAAAACTGATCGTGAAGGGAAACATAATTTGGTCAGACAACCCCAATGA
- the LOC121238594 gene encoding 60S ribosomal protein L24-like, whose amino-acid sequence MVLKTELCRFSGAKIYPGEGIRFVRSDSQVFLFANSKCKRYFHNRLKPSKLTWTAMYRKQHKKDIAAEAVKKRRRATKKPYSRSIVGATLEIIQKKRTEKPEVRDAAREAALREIKERIKKTKDEKKAKKAETMAKTQKTQSKGSLPKGAAPKGPKIGGGGGKR is encoded by the exons ATGGTTCTCAA GACTGAACTTTGCCGCTTCAGCGGCGCCAAGATATACCCTGGTGAGGGTATCAGATTTGTTAGATCAGATTCTCAG GTTTTCCTGTTTGCTAACTCAAAATGCAAGAGGTACTTCCACAATCGATTGAAGCCTTCAAAGCTTACTTGGACAGCTATGTACAGAAAGCAACATAAAAAG GACATAGCTGCCGAGGCTGTGAAAAAAAGACGCCGTGCCACCAAGAAGCCATACTCAAGGTCCATTGTTGGAGCTACCTTGGAAATTATCCAGAAAAAGAGAACTGAAAAACCAGAAGTACGAGATGCAGCACGGGAAGCTGCTCTTCG TGAAATTAAGGAGCGaatcaagaaaacaaaggaTGAGAAGAAGGCAAAGAAAGCAGAAACGATGGCCAAGACTCAAAAGACTCAGAGCAAGGGAAGCCTGCCCAAGGGTGCTGCACCAAAGGGCCCCAAAattggaggtggtggtggaaagCGCTGA
- the LOC121238595 gene encoding uncharacterized protein LOC121238595, with protein MVMEGSLADMLMKVAMFALVQALVYLILSKSSTIFSKDEKNRSLSFRRLRSASINRIIASLGDMPSGGESSPSSRSPLSPIPEES; from the coding sequence ATGGTGATGGAAGGCAGCTTAGCAGACATGCTAATGAAAGTAGCCATGTTTGCTCTAGTCCAGGCTTTGGTATATCTCATCCTTTCCAAATCATCCACCATCTTCTCCAAAGACGAGAAGAACAGATCCCTTAGTTTTAGACGACTTCGCTCCGCAAGCATTAATCGTATAATTGCTTCTCTTGGAGACATGCCTTCTGGTGGCGAGTCCTCTCCTTCTTCAAGGAGCCCTCTGTCTCCAATCCCAGAAGAGTCATAG